In Quercus robur chromosome 10, dhQueRobu3.1, whole genome shotgun sequence, a genomic segment contains:
- the LOC126703855 gene encoding mitogen-activated protein kinase kinase kinase 20-like, with protein sequence MKRTREDYTAGGEVSLGYGAPSWCRGQLLGRGGFGSVFVAKLKKPCFGFPPTIAVKSEHAASGSSSLLNEERFLRALKGCPNVVQSFGSDITTTNSGDIIYNVFLELASGSLADFIKKSGSGTGMPEFLVRNYTRSILIGLKQVHDRGFVHCDIKPHNVLLVPNADGYVPKIADFGLAKRRHARDTSGIRGTELFFSPEMVRYGIQEAPSDIWALGCSVLMMFTGKPPWATTPKSELKSRIATDSPMIPPRISKAAQNFLSCCFVRHPAKRLTATELLDHIFLLESDEAEEVYIQEKAKVSEEKSLGVKPQSHCCPSALPSFIPLPSSSSEEEEEDIPAAAKRTCYRQIHPLAIMGCQPPVTFTVCAN encoded by the coding sequence ATGAAGCGAACCAGAGAGGACTACACTGCCGGTGGTGAGGTTTCTCTGGGTTACGGAGCACCGTCTTGGTGCAGAGGTCAATTGCTTGGCCGTGGAGGATTTGGGTCTGTTTTTGTTGCGAAATTGAAGAAACCCTGTTTTGGATTTCCTCCAACCATTGCTGTGAAATCAGAACACGCTGCTTCTGGGTCATCTTCACTCTTGAATGAAGAACGGTTTCTTCGGGCTTTAAAAGGGTGTCCTAATGTGGTTCAAAGCTTTGGATCAGACATCACAACCACCAACTCTGGTGACATCATCTACAACGTTTTTCTTGAGCTTGCTTCAGGAAGCTTGGCAGATTTCATCAAGAAATCTGGTTCTGGTACTGGGATGCCTGAATTTCTAGTCAGGAATTATACTCGTTCTATTTTGATTGGATTGAAGCAAGTTCATGACCGTGGATTTGTACATTGTGATATCAAGCCTCACAATGTCCTCTTAGTGCCTAATGCAGATGGTTATGTTCCTAAAATTGCGGACTTTGGGTTGGCAAAGAGGCGCCATGCGAGAGATACTAGTGGTATCAGAGGCACAGAGTTGTTCTTTTCTCCTGAGATGGTGAGGTATGGAATTCAGGAAGCGCCTTCAGATATTTGGGCACTTGGGTGTAGTGTGCTGATGATGTTTACGGGAAAACCACCGTGGGCTACTACACCTAAATCTGAACTTAAGTCTCGGATAGCTACTGATTCACCCATGATTCCACCCCGTATCTCAAAAGCAGCCCAAAACTTCTTGAGTTGCTGCTTTGTGAGGCATCCTGCAAAGAGGTTGACGGCTACAGAGCTATTGGATCACATCTTTTTACTAGAATCAGATGAGGCTGAAGAAGTTTACATTCAAGAAAAGGCTAAAGTTTCAGAAGAGAAGAGTCTGGGAGTAAAACCTCAATCACATTGTTGTCCTTCAGCTTTGCCGAGTTTTATACCACTTccttcttcatcatctgaagaggaagaagaggacATCCCTGCTGCAGCGAAGCGAACATGTTACAGACAGATCCATCCTTTGGCAATCATGGGCTGCCAACCTCCTGTCACTTTTACTGTTTGTGCCAATTGA